A region of the Propionispora hippei DSM 15287 genome:
ATCCTGATCGGTATCAGCATGGGGCTGTCACCATTTGTCCGTTCAACTTTTGAGCCCTTAATCAGTGCTACCTATCCTATTCCCAAACTGGCACTTATGCCGTTAATCCTATTGATTTTTGGCTTAGGGGAAACCTCCAAGGTTTTCACCATTGCCATTGGAGTTTTTTATCTGGTAGTTATTAACACGATGGTGGGGGTTCTCACTATTGACAAAATCTATTTAGATGTAGCAAAGAATTTTGGTGCCAGCCGGAAAGACTTTTACCTAACAGTAGCCTTACCGGGAGCATTGCCTACTATATTTGCCGGTTTAAAACTAGGAATGGGAATGGCTCTTATTTTGATCGTGGCCGCTGAACTGTCTGCAGCTAAGGCAGGTATCGGCTGGATGATTTGGCGGGCCTACGATATGTTTGACATCGAGCAAATGTTTGCTGCGTTAATTACGCTTTCCATTCTTGGCTATATATTTTCATTGTTATTGGATCTGATTGAACGCTTGGCACTTCCTTGGAAACAATCTTAGTCTGCAGGAGGCCGGCCATATGAATAACCATAACCGTATACTTTTAAAAAATGTCAGCAAAATCTTTCCTGCCCCATCCGGGACAGTCACTGCATTAAAGGATATATCCGCTGAAATTAAGGAAAACGAATTTTTCTCCATTGTAGGACCCAGTGGCTGCGGCAAAACCACACTACTGCGTATTCTGGCCGGATTAAGCGAAGCATCGTCCGGCAATATTACTATTACAGCAGCAAACAATGACCGACCTGTCAATTCCATGGTCTTTCAGGAACAGTCAATCTTTCCTTGGATGACAGTTTTAGATAACGTGGGATATGGGCTAAGAATGCGCGGCATCCCTAAAAAGGAAAGAGACCAAATTGCTAAACGATACATCGAAATGATTGGTTTAATCAGGTTTATCAATTCATATCCCAACCAATTATCGGGCGGAATGAAACAACGGGTCAGCGTTGCCCGCGCCTTTGCCAATGATCCGGAAATCCTCCTCATGGATGAACCCTTTGGCGCGCTGGATGAACAAAACAGAATCATCCTTCAAGAGGAACTACTGCGCATCTGGGAAACCACTCAAAAAACCACGGTTTTCATTACCCATAGTCTTGATGAAGCCATTTGCCTCAGTGACCGCATCTTAATTATGACCGCCAACCCGGGAACCGTAAAAGAAATCATCACCGTCGACTTACCCCGTCCCCGTGACATCATTGCCATACGAACCACCACAGAATACAATCAAATTTTCCAAACAGTCTGGTCCATGTTGCGGGAAGAAGTACTAAAAAGAAATGAATAAGCCTCTTATAAAATGAAATTCCCGGTCCTTTTGCAGCCGGGAATTTCTTCATATTCAGCGAAGAATTTTGAAACTATTGGACCGAGGATGCCAGTCGTCTTCTCCTCCATAAATCTTTTTCGGTGAAATTTTGTGTCCATCGACGAATAAGTCAAAATCAACTCTATCTCCACCGTCAACCCTAAAATCAATTCCATCAGATGCGCCAATTGTTTCAAACCGAAATTCCAGCTTATGCCCAAAGGATGTAACCTTGTATCTGTCATCGTTTTCCAAACGCACACCGTGAACATTGACAAAGCGGCCATCAGTCCGCAGGACTCCTGTGTAAACATGATCCTGCCCTTTGGTAGTTGTTCTCAGATGCAGCCCCGCGTCATCATGCCAAATAAAATATCCTTGATTCTTCACTATATGGAAATCGTCAGGCCTTCCCTCCAGTTCAGGCGACCAGGCAAACGCACTGGTAGTCATCCCCATCATAAAAAGCCCCACCAAAGCTGAAAGCACTTTCTTGTTTCTCATAGAATATGCACACCTTTCCTCGTTTAATTCTCTGTATTTTGATTTTAGAGGAAAGACATGACAAATTTATGACAGTTATTGTTAGCTACTATTTATACTAAACGATCTATCCCTCGCAAGTAATAATAAAGTTAGTAACACTTCATTATACGCTTTATATCGACAAATAAAAAAGTGACAGCAGGTTTCGCAGGACTTAATCCTCAACCAATGGACTTTGAAAAATATCTGGAAATCCATAATAAACGAGAAGGTATTAATCAATCAAATCGTTCAAAAATCCTCTTTTCCCCACTAATTCTCATTTAATCTCAGACCTATTTCCCCGCTTTGGGAATTACAATGCTATCTGGCATTAACTGACTGCCCTCTAACGGAACATGCCTGAAGATTTCATCCTTCGAAGCCTCGTCCCTAACCTTCTTATTACTTAATGCCTTGCGATAGTGAATAAAGGAACCTTTGTTTCCACATTCCGGGCAATAGGTGTTACTGCTCCTGTGTCTGTTGGCTTTCCATGAGAACAGATTAAAGTGAAGACCGCAGTATTGACATATAAAGCCGTTTACAAATACCCCTTCACGTTCCTTTTCTTTAACACCCACAGGCTTGTTTTCAGATAAACGCATAAGTTGTTTTTCCTGATTGTTACATTTGGATTCTTGTTCCATTAGTTAACCTCCTCAAAAGATAATCGTATTGTAAATTAGCTTAGAGTTGCTTAACAGGCAGTCATGCCCCTATGGTTATTGGGCTATCTCCTCCCCTTTTCAATCTAGTATATCTTGTTTTCAATGGTATTTTAACCATTACTTCTCCCCCTTGTAGTATTGCAGTATTGATGTTTCTTAAAACTGGACCAAACTCCCAGCTTTATCCGATAGTCTATCCATAATTTTCAGGAATCCCCTTGCATTTCGTGCCAGATGACCACTGTATTCTATATAAATCGGGTTGTCTTTTTTACTAAACATAAATTTCCTGAGTGGGATCTATTGCTTTCTTCCCTGCGATTTTTCTCTGAGAATACCTTCTCGTCCTCCAAGACCTTCAGGCTTCAACTTATTGTATATTACTTTGTTTTTTGCTGCCCGTATATAACCGATTTTCGTTCACTTAAAGCATCGCCGAGCTATCCGATTACATTATGGCGAAAATTATCCAAAATGTCGACTTTGAAAATTAGACAAAACTTAGCATTATCAGTAACCTTTTTCTCCTTTTATAGGTTCGTTCTCTTTTTGTCTATTTCATACAAATTGAGACAATGTAATGTTTCCCGAAAAAACCAACTACCAAATATTTCACTATGCTTATTAAGAAGTTTTTAAAAATTAACCTGTATTGTAGAAGCATAAGAAATTATGTTCACGTATTTCTTATAATATAAATCGGAGGCGACTATATTGAAAAAATTGCACCACGATGTAACCCTGGGATTATTGAGTACAACTTTAGGATTATACATGATGACGGCATCAGCATTACCGGTCTATGCGGCCAACTCACAGCAGCAAGTTTTTTATAATACGGCAAAGACAAGTAATTCTGTAATTCCAAGCAGCCAAAACCAAACTGCGAACAACGTCGCGCAAGATCCACTGCAAGTAGTTAAAGCTTCGGCCAATAAGCTGGGTTTCAATGCCAAAACAGATACATTCTCCTTAGTCAAGAAATCGGCTACACAAGCAATTGTTTCAGTTAATCACCAACATGGTATTTATAATGTTGTTTTGCAGTTGAATAATAATAAGACGCAATGGAATATTAGCTCCATTACCAAAATAAACGACTCGAAAAACAACTCTTCAAGTACTGTTAGCCCTAAAACCAATAACGGAAGTTCATCCGGAACGACAGGAACGTCAGCAACAACGACCTCCGACGTTAGCGCTGCAGAACAGCAGGCTGCCCAGCTTATGAATGCCGATCGGAGAGCGAACGGTTTGGCGGATTTAAAAGTAAGTTCCGCATTAACCGCAGTAGCACGGAGCCACTCACAAGATATGGTCACCCGTAGCTTCTTTTCACATACCAACCCCGATGGAAAAACATTTACTGACCGTTTAACAGCAGCCGGTATCTCTTATACCGCGGCAGGCGAAAATATTGCAGAGAATACTAGTGTTGAGGCGGCCGAAACTGCTTTTATGAATAGTTCAGGCCACCGTGCAAATATACTAAACGCCAATTACACTACAGTCGGTATTGGTGTGGCGTATGACAGTCAGGGCAAAGTGTATGTAACCCAAGACTTTATTAAGTAATTTAATGATGTAACCATGAAATGCTCACCTAAATATTACTGAAAAGATATTACGCTGGACTTGTTAACGCCGATGAGTCCATTGCCTTCCAAATTACTAAAAGCCTTCTAACGATTTGTTAGAAGGCTTTTAGCTTTATTGGCGCGGGCAACGCGAGATTTGAACTTTCAAACCGTAGCTCGGGTACAAATAATGATTACCTCATTATTTCCCATGAAATTAAATAGCTCTCAGCAAATCGCTGAGAGCCTTGTGTTTTCTGGCAGGGGCAGAAGGACTTGAACCCTCAACCAACGGTTTTGGAGACCGCTACTCTACCAATTGAGCTATACCCCTAGATATGGAGCGGAAAACGAGATTCGAACTCGCGACCCTCGCCTTGGCAAGGCGATGCTCTACCACTGAGCTACTTCCGCAGATTTTATTTCTTTACCACGCATATAATTTTACTATATTATTTTAATTATGTCAAGCATGTTTTTTATTTAAATTACTAGAAATGATAGCGTGGCGACCCGGAAGGGACTTGAACCCTCGATCTCCGCCGTGACAGGGCGGCATGTTAACCACTACACCACCGGGCCAAACACAGTTTTAACAACTGCAATAATCATCATATCATAAGCTGGAAAAAAACTCAATCCTCTTTAAACTAAATTATTCCCCCCTGCCATTTCAACCATAGCAGGGAGGACAATTTACCCTTACAATTTACGGCTTCCCCTTTTGGTAAACGGTTTTCCCGCCGCACAAAGCGGACATTGTTCTGCCGTATAAGTGTCCACTGTCAGATGCAGAAGAGCCTGCGACGGTATCCCAAAGTCCACCTTGCCACCACTTCTGTCAACCAGCATACCGACTGCTACCGGTGTGCCGCCCTGTTGACGAACTACGGAAATAACTTCATCTACCGAACCGCCGGTGGTTACGATATCTTCCACAATAAGCACACGTTCGCCTGGTTTGATAACAAACCCCCGGCGAAGTGTCATCTTGCCATTTTCTCTTTCCGTAAAAATAGCCCGGGTCCCCAAGTTTTTCCCGACTTCATGGGCCAATAAAACGCCGCCTGTTACCGGTCCAACAACCAGTTCGATATGATCATTTACAAATCTTGCCGCCAGCGCGGCGCACAGTTTCGCCGTGTATTCCGGATATTGCAGGACTTGAAATTTTTCTACATACAAAGGGCTATGCAAGCCGGAGGTCAGTAAAAAGTGCCCTTCCATAATAGCCCCTGAATCAACAAATAACTGTCTTACTTCTGCTTCATTCATCTTAGACAGCCTCCATCTCTTTGCAAATTTCCAGAGCAGCAGTCCGTGGATCGGCGGCTGCCGTAATCGGACGCCCGATGACCAAATGGTGGGCGCCTTGTTTCAAGGCCTCCCGCGGTGTGGCAATCCGGCTCTGATCGTTGATAGCCGCGCCTTGCGGTCTAACCCCCGGAGTTACGATGATGAACCGTTCGCCACAAGCTGCACGGATGGCTTCCGCTTCCTGCGGTGAAGCGACCACACCGTCAATTCCGGCAGACTGTGCCAGTTTTGCCAAATGTACAACATGCTCTTTAATACTCATATCATGCCGTAAATTAGCCCAGTCTGCAGCGTCGATACTGGTCAGTACGGTAACAGCAATTAACGCAGGCCGGGAAACTTCCAACTGAGCCGCCTTATTCGCAACTGCCTGGCTGGCCGCTTTCATCATAGCCAAGCCACCGGAAGCGTGAATATTCAGCATGGAAGCGCCAAGTTCGGTCAGTACGCCCAAGCTCTGCGCTACCGTGTTTGGTATGTCATGCAGCTTCAGATCCAGGAATACATCTTTATTCAGACTGCGTAAATAGGCGATAACCTCTCTGCCGGTACTGTAATAAAGCTCCATTCCCACTTTATAATAGCTTACGGAATCACCCAGTTTTTCTACCAAATTTCTGACCTGGTTCATATTCGGCACATCCAGTGCCACGATTAATCGCTTATCTCCCACCAATGGCGCGTCACTCCCCTACCGGTTAGTTTACCTTCAGTTTTCCCACAACATCCTGTATGCAGCTCAAATCACGTTCCACTACATATTCTTCCAATCCGGTTACCACTTTTTCTATCGTCTGGGGATCAACAAAATTTGCCGTTCCCACCATGACGGCACTGGCCCCGGCAAGCATAAACTCAATGGCGTCCTCCGCCGTCATGATACCGCCCATGCCAATGACCGGAATCTTTACCGCCTGACAAACTTGCCAGACCATCCGAAGTGCCACCGGTTTGACTGCCGGCCCGGAAAGGCCGCCCACTACATTGCCCAGTACGGGACGCCAGCTATGAATATCCACCGCCATCCCCACCAGAGTATTGATTAACGAGATAGCATCGGAACCGGCGGCTTCTACAGCCAACGCCATAGCCACAATATCGGTGACATTGGGTGACAGCTTGGTTATAACCGGCAAAGCCGTATTCGCCTTCACCGTTTTTACTACGGCCGCTGCACTGTCGCCGTTTGTTCCGAACGCAATCCCCCCCTCTTTTACATTGGGGCAGGATATATTAATCTCAATACCGGCAATGCCTGTTTTATCCAGTCGTTTAGCCAGTTCTCCGTATTCTTCCACTGTATTACCGGAAATATTGACAAGTACCGGAACATCAAAATCTCGCAGCGTTGGTAAAATATCATCAATTAAAGCTTCCACCCCGGGATTCTCCAACCCGATTGCGTTAAGTATCCCTGCTGGAGTCTCGGCAATCCGCCGGCCGCAATTGCCGGCCCTTGGCTTCAAGGTTATACCTTTGACCACGATGGCACCGATTTGGTTTAAATCAAGAAATTCCCGGTACTCAACCCCAAACCCAAAGGTACCTGATGCAGCCATCACCGGATTTTTCATCCTTATTCCGGCCACTTCAGTTTGTAACATATGCTTAGGCTTGCTCATAGAACAACCTCCCCCGACCAGAAAACAGGACCATCCGTACAGGTCTTCTTTCTGGGTCCTTTCGTGGCTTCACAGGTGCAGGACAGGCAAGCCCCGACACCGCAGGCCATATATTCCTCCAACGAGACCTGGCAGGGAATTTTGTAGGTCGCAGCATAGTTCGCCACACCGGCCATCATCCGGCTTGGCCCACAGGTATAGATCATATCGAAGGACTTACTTCTCAGCAGTTCCGGCAATAGATCCAGTGTTATGCCACGCTGTCCCAGACTGCCGTCGTCGGTGGTAATATGAAGGTTTTCACACAAGCTCTTGAAAATACCGCTCCAAAACATCTCCTGTTCTGTCCGGCCACCCATCAGCACCGTTACCGGATTAGGACACAGGGTAGCCGCCAAATAAACCAATGGCGCCAGCCCCATGCCTCCACCAACCAGCAGCGGCCGTTTCCCTTGCAAAGTAAAGCCGTTGCCCAATGGCCCCATGCAATTGAGCAGATCACCGGGTTTCAAACGGGCCAGAAGCTGCGTGCCTCTCCCGACAACACGATAGATCAGATAGATCGTTCCATTAGCCCGGTCCACATTGGAAATACTGATCGGACGCCTGAGCAGCGGTTCGTAGCAATCCGCTACCCGGATATGCACAAACTGCCCCGGTACGGTTTGTTCAGCAATGTCCGGTGCCTGAAGAACCAACTGTTTTACCTGACTGGTTATGTTAGTATGCCTGACAACCGTCGCCTTCACTACCAGTTTAGGCAAGATCATCGCCTCCGCCCACATAATCCTGTAAAGCCAACGCGTAAATCAAGCGGCGTTCCCGCATAAAGCCCAGCACCTCCAGTACTTCCTGTGCCGTATCGATCGAAGTCAGACAAGGAATCGCATGCTCTACTGTTGCCCGGCGAATTTTAAAACCGTCGCTTTGCTGCTGTTTGCCATGAGTGATCGTGTTGACCACCATGTTGATTTTTCCTGTTTTGATCATCTGAATGATATCGGCTGAATGTTCATGCACTTTTTGCACCGTATCCACCGCTAGACCCAGCGATTGTAGATACTTCGCCGTTCCGGCCGTAGAAACCAGTTTGTAGCCCAATTCGGCAAAGCCTCTAGCCAGTTCGCCGGCTTCCTGTTTGTCCTTGTCAGCCACGGTGAACAGAATGGTCCCATACTCAGGAATATTCATACCGGCAGCCACAATTGCCTTATATAGCGCTCTGGCATAGTGATAATCAGTACCCATAACTTCACCGGTGGACTTCATTTCCGGCCCCAGCGAGATATCTACCTGCTGCATCTTGGCAAAGGAGAATACGGGAGCTTTCACAGCCGTATAGGGTTTAGCCGGCAGTAAGCCCGATTGATAGCCAAGGGAAGCCAAGGTCGCCCCCATCGCCACTCTTGTAGCCACGTTAACCATCGGTATATCCGTTACCTTGCTTAAAAAAGGAATGGTCCGGCTGGAGCGTGGGTTTACCTCAATAACATACACCTCTTCATCAACCACTACATACTGAATATTGATAAGTCCTTTAACCCGCAGGCTTCTGGCCAGACGCTGCGTATAGTTAACAACCGTAGCCAGCACCTTTTTCGACAAGGTTTGGGTTGGATATACGGCGATGCTGTCGCCGGAGTGAACACCCGCCCGCTCCACATGCTCCATGATGCCCGGGATAAAGACATCGGTTCCGTCGGAAATCGCATCTACCTCTACTTCCGTTCCTTGCATATAGCGGTCCACCAGCACCGGATGCTCCGGCGAAGCCTTAACCGCCCGGCCCATGTAATCTTTAAGCTCGGTTTCGTTATAGACAATTTCCATCGCGCGTCCTCCCAGTACATAGGACGGACGAACGACTACAGGATACTCAATCTCTGCCGCGGCGGTTATGGCATCTTCCGTATTGGTAACGGTAGTTCCTTTCGGACGTGGTATGCCGCTTTGCTCAAGTACCTCGTCAAATTTTTCCCGGTCTTCGGCCCGGTCGATGTCTTCCACGCTGGTACCCATGATTTTAACGCCGGCCTTGGCCAGCGGTTCGGCCAGATTAATGGCGGTTTGACCGCCAAACTGTACAATAACGCCTTCCGGTTCCTCTTTATCGATAATATTTAATACATCCTCCGGGGTAAGCGGTTCGAAATACAGTCTGTCCGACGTATCAAAGTCGGTGCTTACCGTTTCCGGGTTGTTATTAATGATAATGGATTCAATGCCCATTTCCCGTAAAGCCCACACGGAGTGAACCGAGCAATAATCAAACTCTACTCCCTGTCCGATGCGGATCGGACCGGACCCCAGCACAATGATTTTACGCCGGTCGGTGATGCTGACCTCATCCTCCTGGGCGTAGGTCGAATAGTAGTAGGGAGTCACCGCTTCAAATTCTGCCGCGCAGGTATCCACCATTTTGTAGCAAGGAACAATCTGCTGACTTTTGCGCAGC
Encoded here:
- the pyrE gene encoding orotate phosphoribosyltransferase, with the translated sequence MNEAEVRQLFVDSGAIMEGHFLLTSGLHSPLYVEKFQVLQYPEYTAKLCAALAARFVNDHIELVVGPVTGGVLLAHEVGKNLGTRAIFTERENGKMTLRRGFVIKPGERVLIVEDIVTTGGSVDEVISVVRQQGGTPVAVGMLVDRSGGKVDFGIPSQALLHLTVDTYTAEQCPLCAAGKPFTKRGSRKL
- the carB gene encoding carbamoyl-phosphate synthase large subunit; translated protein: MPKKTNLRKVLVIGSGPIIIGQAAEFDYAGTQACRALKEEGLEVVLVNSNPATIMTDANIADRVYIEPLTPEFVEEVIAKERPDGVLATLGGQAGLNLAVKLAERGVLEKYKAELLGTSLEAIKKAEDRELFKLTMQKIGEPIPESTIVEDIESAKAFADQIGFPIIVRPAYTLGGTGGGIVNNTEELIDVVNRGLKYSMIGQVLIERSVAGWKEIEYEVMRDAANNCITVCNMENFDPVGIHTGDSIVVAPTQTLTDHEYQMLRSASLRIIRELGIEGGCNAQYALDPNSSRYYVIEVNPRVSRSSALASKATGYPIAKVATKIAIGYHLDEIQNAVTQKTMACFEPTLDYLVVKFPRWPFDKFISADRILGTQMKATGEVMSIDRTFEAALLKAVRSLEIGLHHVGIPELAKLSTEEIHANLSEANDERLFVVAEALRRGISVDEIHRITGIDEFFLQKILNIVQMETRLKEEALAPELMLKAKKMGFADKTIGGIRQQPIDEIRKLRKSQQIVPCYKMVDTCAAEFEAVTPYYYSTYAQEDEVSITDRRKIIVLGSGPIRIGQGVEFDYCSVHSVWALREMGIESIIINNNPETVSTDFDTSDRLYFEPLTPEDVLNIIDKEEPEGVIVQFGGQTAINLAEPLAKAGVKIMGTSVEDIDRAEDREKFDEVLEQSGIPRPKGTTVTNTEDAITAAAEIEYPVVVRPSYVLGGRAMEIVYNETELKDYMGRAVKASPEHPVLVDRYMQGTEVEVDAISDGTDVFIPGIMEHVERAGVHSGDSIAVYPTQTLSKKVLATVVNYTQRLARSLRVKGLINIQYVVVDEEVYVIEVNPRSSRTIPFLSKVTDIPMVNVATRVAMGATLASLGYQSGLLPAKPYTAVKAPVFSFAKMQQVDISLGPEMKSTGEVMGTDYHYARALYKAIVAAGMNIPEYGTILFTVADKDKQEAGELARGFAELGYKLVSTAGTAKYLQSLGLAVDTVQKVHEHSADIIQMIKTGKINMVVNTITHGKQQQSDGFKIRRATVEHAIPCLTSIDTAQEVLEVLGFMRERRLIYALALQDYVGGGDDLA
- a CDS encoding dihydroorotate dehydrogenase electron transfer subunit, with amino-acid sequence MPKLVVKATVVRHTNITSQVKQLVLQAPDIAEQTVPGQFVHIRVADCYEPLLRRPISISNVDRANGTIYLIYRVVGRGTQLLARLKPGDLLNCMGPLGNGFTLQGKRPLLVGGGMGLAPLVYLAATLCPNPVTVLMGGRTEQEMFWSGIFKSLCENLHITTDDGSLGQRGITLDLLPELLRSKSFDMIYTCGPSRMMAGVANYAATYKIPCQVSLEEYMACGVGACLSCTCEATKGPRKKTCTDGPVFWSGEVVL
- a CDS encoding ABC transporter permease; its protein translation is MWDNKKYILKLLSVLSPFTLLLLWEFSSRAGLIDTRLFSSPSHILQAFIPLLVSGDLPYNTWISVQRIILGFIAGSLPGILIGISMGLSPFVRSTFEPLISATYPIPKLALMPLILLIFGLGETSKVFTIAIGVFYLVVINTMVGVLTIDKIYLDVAKNFGASRKDFYLTVALPGALPTIFAGLKLGMGMALILIVAAELSAAKAGIGWMIWRAYDMFDIEQMFAALITLSILGYIFSLLLDLIERLALPWKQS
- a CDS encoding ABC transporter ATP-binding protein; amino-acid sequence: MNNHNRILLKNVSKIFPAPSGTVTALKDISAEIKENEFFSIVGPSGCGKTTLLRILAGLSEASSGNITITAANNDRPVNSMVFQEQSIFPWMTVLDNVGYGLRMRGIPKKERDQIAKRYIEMIGLIRFINSYPNQLSGGMKQRVSVARAFANDPEILLMDEPFGALDEQNRIILQEELLRIWETTQKTTVFITHSLDEAICLSDRILIMTANPGTVKEIITVDLPRPRDIIAIRTTTEYNQIFQTVWSMLREEVLKRNE
- a CDS encoding dihydroorotate dehydrogenase, encoding MSKPKHMLQTEVAGIRMKNPVMAASGTFGFGVEYREFLDLNQIGAIVVKGITLKPRAGNCGRRIAETPAGILNAIGLENPGVEALIDDILPTLRDFDVPVLVNISGNTVEEYGELAKRLDKTGIAGIEINISCPNVKEGGIAFGTNGDSAAAVVKTVKANTALPVITKLSPNVTDIVAMALAVEAAGSDAISLINTLVGMAVDIHSWRPVLGNVVGGLSGPAVKPVALRMVWQVCQAVKIPVIGMGGIMTAEDAIEFMLAGASAVMVGTANFVDPQTIEKVVTGLEEYVVERDLSCIQDVVGKLKVN
- a CDS encoding CAP domain-containing protein, whose product is MKKLHHDVTLGLLSTTLGLYMMTASALPVYAANSQQQVFYNTAKTSNSVIPSSQNQTANNVAQDPLQVVKASANKLGFNAKTDTFSLVKKSATQAIVSVNHQHGIYNVVLQLNNNKTQWNISSITKINDSKNNSSSTVSPKTNNGSSSGTTGTSATTTSDVSAAEQQAAQLMNADRRANGLADLKVSSALTAVARSHSQDMVTRSFFSHTNPDGKTFTDRLTAAGISYTAAGENIAENTSVEAAETAFMNSSGHRANILNANYTTVGIGVAYDSQGKVYVTQDFIK
- the pyrF gene encoding orotidine-5'-phosphate decarboxylase, giving the protein MGDKRLIVALDVPNMNQVRNLVEKLGDSVSYYKVGMELYYSTGREVIAYLRSLNKDVFLDLKLHDIPNTVAQSLGVLTELGASMLNIHASGGLAMMKAASQAVANKAAQLEVSRPALIAVTVLTSIDAADWANLRHDMSIKEHVVHLAKLAQSAGIDGVVASPQEAEAIRAACGERFIIVTPGVRPQGAAINDQSRIATPREALKQGAHHLVIGRPITAAADPRTAALEICKEMEAV